CTCGGCCGTCAGCCACTTGGTGAACTGCTGCAGCGACCGGTACCGGAACGCCACCGTTGCCGGCTTCCACCGGGACGCTTGGTCGGCGAGGTAGTCCTCGATCAACGCCCGATTCAGCTCGGCGTGACCGTGCTTCCGCGCGAACGCGGCCAGCTCCTGGGCGCTGTCGGTGTAGGTCTCGACCGTCCGCGGCGAGCGGTTGCGCGCCCGCAGACTGCGCGACCACTGCCGCAGCAACAATGCCAGCACGTCCGGTTCGAACAGGTCGCTCATGGCCGTCAGCCCCCTTCGGCGGCCCGGTCCGCGGGGTCACCCGTGGATCCGAGGCGTCGAAGTTATGCGCTGAGCGAGCGGTGTGCTCGATCGACCGAGGCGGTTCTGTGGATAAACCTGCTGGTCAGAGGCGGTTTGTGGTCAGGGGCGGGGTCGAACCGCCGACCTCACGATTTTCAGTCGCGCGCTCTACCAACTGAGCTACCTGACCGGGCGCCGTCCCTTCGGGAACGACAACGGCCGGGGGTGACCGGCCGTCGTGGGCGGAGCTGACGGGATTTGAACCCGCGACCTTCACCTTGACAGGGTGACGAGCACTCCTAACTGCTCCACAGCTCCATGCAATTGTCCTCAAAGAGTAGGCCGTGCAGGACTCGAACCCGCTCCGCCGGATTAAAAGTCCGGAGCTCTACCCGTTGAGCTAACGGCCCGTGTTGCAGCCACGCGGCAAGCGACCGTCGCCGTGGGAGTGTAGCCGTCCCGCACGCCGCATGCGAGTCGGCCGCGAACTGCCTGCCGGGACGCCCGATCGACAAACGTGTTCGCCCCGCCTGACGTTACGCTTCGCCACCATGCTGCGCATCGAGTCACGCACCGTACTGGACCGCGAGGTTCTCGACGAGATCCTCGACCTGATCGAGGCGACGACCCGCATCGAGGGCCACCGGCCCGTGGGCGAGCACAAGTACTCGCACCTCAAGGTCGGGGCCACGGGCTGGCTCGGCGTGCTCGCCCACGACGATGGCCGCCTCATAGGCTACGTGCACACCCGCTGGGGCCACCCGGGCCAACGCCCGCGCGTCGCGGTCGAGGTGGTGGTGCATCCCGACGAACGTGAGGGCGGAACGGTCGCGACCGCGCTGCTCGACGAGACACGCGCCGCCATCGCCCGCGCCGGCGGCGGCTGGGTGTTCCTGTGGGTCCACCGTGTGGAGCAGGCCGACCAGACGCTCGCGTTCGAACTCGGGTACGACATCCAGCGCGAGTTGGCGTTCATGGCACGCCGGCTCGACGACCCCCCGCAGCGACCGACCCACCCG
This sequence is a window from Euzebyales bacterium. Protein-coding genes within it:
- a CDS encoding phage integrase N-terminal SAM-like domain-containing protein encodes the protein MSDLFEPDVLALLLRQWSRSLRARNRSPRTVETYTDSAQELAAFARKHGHAELNRALIEDYLADQASRWKPATVAFRYRSLQQFTKWLTAE